One window from the genome of Actinoplanes teichomyceticus ATCC 31121 encodes:
- the pstB gene encoding phosphate ABC transporter ATP-binding protein PstB, with translation MAKRIEASNVSSYYGSFKAIDNVSMTVEPKTITALIGPSGCGKSTFLRSINRMHEVLPGARIEGRLTIDDQNIYDPDVDITAVRRMIGMVFQRPNPFPTMSIYENAVAGLKLNGVKKKSILDDAAEKSLRSANLWDEVKDRLDRPGAGLSGGQQQRLCIARTIAVEPQVVLMDEPCSALDPISTLAIEDLMFKLKDRFTIIIVTHNMQQAARVSDKTGFFSIDKTGEPGRLIEYDDTQKIFSNPSQKKTEDYITGRFG, from the coding sequence ATGGCCAAGCGCATCGAGGCGAGCAACGTCTCCTCCTACTACGGTTCCTTCAAGGCGATCGACAACGTCTCGATGACCGTCGAGCCGAAGACGATCACCGCCCTGATCGGCCCGTCGGGCTGCGGCAAGTCGACCTTCCTCCGGTCGATCAACCGTATGCACGAGGTCCTGCCGGGCGCCCGGATCGAGGGCCGGCTCACCATCGACGACCAGAACATCTACGACCCGGACGTGGACATCACGGCCGTCCGTCGCATGATCGGCATGGTCTTCCAGCGGCCCAACCCGTTCCCGACCATGTCGATCTACGAGAACGCGGTCGCCGGGCTCAAGCTCAACGGCGTCAAGAAGAAGTCGATCCTGGACGACGCCGCCGAGAAGTCGCTGCGCTCGGCGAACCTCTGGGACGAGGTCAAGGACCGCCTGGACCGCCCGGGCGCCGGCCTCTCCGGTGGCCAGCAGCAGCGTCTCTGCATCGCCCGCACCATCGCGGTCGAGCCGCAGGTCGTGCTGATGGACGAGCCGTGTTCCGCGCTCGACCCGATCTCGACGCTGGCGATCGAGGACCTGATGTTCAAGCTGAAGGACCGCTTCACGATCATCATCGTCACGCACAACATGCAGCAGGCCGCCCGGGTCAGCGACAAGACCGGGTTCTTCTCGATCGACAAGACCGGCGAGCCGGGCCGGCTGATCGAGTACGACGACACCCAGAAGATCTTCAGCAACCCGTCGCAGAAGAAGACCGAGGACTACATCACCGGTCGCTTCGGCTGA
- the pstA gene encoding phosphate ABC transporter permease PstA has product MSLLDREMPDVVMTPDHLRSRTFPVTANLLVAVAALVVSAAVVLGTGIGNWVLVVVLGGVLYLLGLNFAAGRVEGKRAARNRMWQALVYTACLLAVLPLASVVWTLVSKGVERLDGDFFGTSMANIGARDPNGGAYHAIIGTLEQVGIATLFAVPLGVLGAIYLVEYGRGRFATTVRFFVDVMTGIPSIVAGLFVLSFWVLIVSRWFNDGQPQYSGFAASLALTVLMLPTIVRSTEEMLRLVPGPLREGSYALGVPQWKTILKVVLPTAAPGIVTGVMLAIARAAGETAPVLLVAGGLARINFDPFAGGQSSLALYVFQQAGDASKYAPARAWTAALTLVALVLVLTIGAKLLARRNKLTR; this is encoded by the coding sequence ATGAGCCTTCTCGACCGTGAGATGCCGGACGTCGTGATGACGCCGGACCACCTCCGCAGCCGCACCTTCCCGGTGACGGCCAACCTGCTCGTCGCGGTCGCCGCGCTGGTGGTCTCGGCCGCCGTGGTGCTCGGCACCGGCATCGGCAACTGGGTGCTGGTGGTGGTGCTGGGCGGTGTGCTGTACCTGCTCGGCCTCAACTTCGCCGCCGGCCGCGTGGAGGGCAAGCGGGCCGCCCGCAACCGGATGTGGCAGGCGCTGGTCTACACCGCCTGCCTGCTGGCGGTCCTGCCGCTGGCCTCGGTGGTCTGGACGCTGGTCTCCAAGGGCGTGGAACGCCTCGACGGCGACTTCTTCGGCACCTCGATGGCCAACATCGGCGCCCGCGACCCGAACGGCGGCGCCTACCACGCCATCATCGGCACCCTGGAGCAGGTCGGCATTGCCACCCTGTTCGCCGTGCCGCTCGGCGTGCTCGGCGCGATCTACCTGGTCGAGTACGGCCGGGGCCGGTTCGCCACCACGGTCCGCTTCTTCGTCGACGTGATGACCGGTATCCCGTCGATCGTGGCCGGTCTGTTCGTCCTCTCCTTCTGGGTGCTGATCGTCAGCCGCTGGTTCAACGACGGCCAGCCGCAGTACTCCGGTTTCGCGGCCTCGCTCGCGCTGACCGTGCTGATGCTGCCGACCATCGTGCGGTCCACCGAGGAGATGCTGCGCCTGGTGCCCGGCCCGCTGCGGGAGGGCTCGTACGCGCTGGGCGTGCCGCAGTGGAAGACGATCCTGAAGGTCGTGCTGCCGACCGCGGCGCCCGGCATCGTCACCGGTGTCATGCTGGCCATCGCCCGCGCGGCCGGGGAGACCGCCCCGGTGCTGCTGGTCGCGGGTGGCCTCGCCCGGATCAACTTCGACCCGTTCGCCGGTGGGCAGTCGTCGCTGGCGCTCTACGTCTTCCAGCAGGCCGGTGACGCCTCGAAGTACGCGCCGGCCCGCGCCTGGACGGCCGCGCTCACCCTGGTCGCGCTCGTGCTGGTGCTCACCATCGGCGCCAAGCTGCTCGCCCGCCGCAACAAACTGACCCGGTAA
- the pstC gene encoding phosphate ABC transporter permease subunit PstC has product MGDIPSRSANATAGDLSGNAQGAGYGAYPSRYEEPPAGGGGALPKKSRFSLETGFRGLSTAAGAMVLIIIVAIAVFLISKAVPAIRADEENFLTYNRWMPNELPPAFGIAVLALGTVLTSIIALVVAVPIALGIALFLTHYAPRRLATPLGFVIDLLAAVPSVVFGIWGRDVFQEPVREFSLWLNHYFGWLPVFGGEGPFGQSLMLGGLVLAIMVLPIVTSLSREVFQQTPGMNEEAALALGATKWEMIRTAVLPYGKPGVIAAVMLGLGRALGETIALALTLGITWEVSFNLIESGGNSIAANIANSFGEANDTGRGALIASGLVLFAITLVVNMTARAIIYRRREFRDSAA; this is encoded by the coding sequence ATGGGTGACATCCCCTCCCGCTCGGCGAACGCCACCGCCGGCGACCTGAGCGGCAACGCTCAGGGCGCCGGCTATGGCGCGTACCCGAGCCGTTACGAAGAGCCCCCGGCCGGCGGTGGCGGCGCCCTGCCGAAGAAGTCGCGGTTCTCCCTGGAGACCGGCTTCCGCGGCCTCTCGACAGCCGCGGGCGCGATGGTGCTGATCATCATCGTCGCGATCGCCGTCTTCCTCATCTCCAAGGCCGTCCCGGCGATCCGGGCGGACGAGGAAAACTTCCTGACCTACAACCGCTGGATGCCCAACGAGCTCCCGCCCGCCTTCGGCATCGCCGTGCTGGCGCTGGGCACCGTGCTGACCTCGATCATCGCGCTGGTGGTCGCGGTGCCGATCGCGCTCGGCATCGCGCTGTTCCTGACCCACTACGCCCCGCGCCGGCTCGCCACCCCGCTGGGCTTCGTGATCGACCTGCTCGCCGCCGTGCCCAGCGTGGTCTTCGGCATCTGGGGGCGGGACGTCTTCCAGGAGCCGGTCCGGGAGTTCTCGCTCTGGCTGAACCACTACTTCGGCTGGCTGCCGGTCTTCGGCGGCGAGGGGCCGTTCGGCCAGTCGCTGATGCTCGGCGGCCTGGTCCTGGCGATCATGGTGCTGCCGATCGTCACCTCCCTCTCCCGGGAGGTCTTCCAGCAGACCCCGGGGATGAACGAGGAGGCCGCGCTGGCCCTGGGCGCCACCAAGTGGGAGATGATCCGCACCGCGGTGCTGCCGTACGGCAAGCCCGGTGTGATCGCCGCGGTGATGCTCGGCCTCGGCCGGGCCCTCGGCGAGACCATCGCCCTGGCGCTGACCCTCGGCATCACCTGGGAGGTCTCCTTCAACCTCATCGAGTCCGGCGGCAACTCGATCGCCGCGAACATCGCCAACTCCTTCGGCGAGGCGAACGACACCGGCCGGGGCGCCCTGATCGCCTCCGGTCTCGTGCTGTTCGCGATCACGCTGGTTGTCAACATGACGGCGCGGGCCATCATCTACCGCCGTCGCGAGTTCCGGGACAGTGCGGCATGA
- the pstS gene encoding phosphate ABC transporter substrate-binding protein PstS, with amino-acid sequence MKFQRSGLVAGIALTATIALSACGSDNTDTKSEAGGAAAPSAGTCVGGTLSAQGSSAQKNAMDEWIKAYSASCADAKIDYQGNGSGAGIKAFTSGLADFAGSDSALKEDEQKAADAKCGAPVLNLPMVVGPIAVVYNVQGVDGLQLSASTIAKIFAGKITKWNDPAIVAENKDAKLPAATIETVHRADESGTTDNFTKYLSKAAEADWTFDHAKTWAAPGGTGANKSDGVASKIKSAPNSISYVELSFAENNDLQMAKVKNGAGEFTELTGEAAGKAIEGAKVVGTGNDLKLDIDYNTTQAGAYPIVLATYEIVCSKNADAGKGKAIQGFLKYTASAEGQKALGELGYAPLPESVRAKVAASVDTLA; translated from the coding sequence GTGAAGTTCCAGCGGTCCGGTCTGGTTGCCGGCATTGCTTTGACTGCGACGATCGCGCTCAGCGCCTGCGGCTCGGACAACACCGACACCAAGTCGGAGGCGGGCGGCGCCGCGGCCCCGTCCGCGGGCACCTGCGTCGGTGGCACCCTGTCGGCTCAGGGCTCCAGCGCCCAGAAGAACGCCATGGACGAGTGGATCAAGGCGTACAGCGCCTCGTGTGCGGACGCGAAGATCGACTACCAGGGCAACGGCTCCGGCGCCGGCATCAAGGCCTTCACCTCGGGCCTGGCCGACTTCGCCGGTTCCGACTCGGCCCTGAAGGAGGACGAGCAGAAGGCCGCCGACGCCAAGTGCGGCGCCCCGGTGCTCAACCTTCCGATGGTCGTCGGCCCGATCGCCGTGGTCTACAACGTCCAGGGCGTCGACGGTCTCCAGCTGTCGGCCTCCACCATTGCGAAGATCTTCGCGGGCAAGATCACCAAGTGGAACGACCCGGCGATCGTCGCGGAGAACAAGGACGCCAAGCTGCCGGCCGCGACCATCGAGACGGTGCACCGCGCCGACGAGTCCGGCACCACGGACAACTTCACCAAGTACCTGAGCAAGGCCGCCGAGGCGGACTGGACCTTCGACCACGCCAAGACCTGGGCGGCCCCGGGCGGCACCGGCGCGAACAAGTCGGACGGCGTGGCCTCCAAGATCAAGAGCGCGCCGAACAGCATCTCGTACGTCGAGCTCTCCTTCGCGGAGAACAACGACCTGCAGATGGCCAAGGTCAAGAACGGCGCCGGCGAGTTCACCGAGCTGACCGGTGAGGCCGCGGGCAAGGCGATCGAGGGCGCGAAGGTGGTCGGCACCGGCAACGACCTGAAGCTCGACATCGACTACAACACCACCCAGGCCGGGGCCTACCCGATCGTCCTGGCGACCTACGAGATCGTCTGCAGCAAGAACGCGGACGCCGGCAAGGGCAAGGCGATCCAGGGCTTCCTGAAGTACACCGCCTCCGCCGAGGGGCAGAAGGCGCTCGGCGAGCTGGGCTACGCCCCGCTGCCCGAGTCGGTGCGTGCCAAGGTCGCGGCCTCGGTCGACACGCTCGCCTGA
- the mshD gene encoding mycothiol synthase, with translation MTSVQPVRAADRLSAAQADEVLALAAAAAEADGVYPLSEDVVLRVRNGGGGVHLLSPAGYAFVEDGAGELVVHPAHRRRGNGTALLAAAGAGPLRFWAHGDDPGARAFAERNGFARDRVLWQMRRSLLEPLPQIPLPAGVTVRAFRPGRDERAWLEVNARAFAHHPEQGRWTLDDLLLREAEPWFDPTGFLLAVDVTDTVLGFHWTKVHPPVGPDPALGEIYVLGVDPAGHRRGLGAALSVAGLRHLAAAGLAWSHLYVDESNPAAVALYRRLGFQIHKTDVMYRR, from the coding sequence ATGACGAGCGTGCAGCCGGTCCGTGCTGCGGACCGGCTGTCCGCCGCGCAGGCCGACGAGGTTCTGGCCCTGGCCGCCGCCGCTGCCGAGGCGGACGGCGTCTACCCGCTGTCCGAGGACGTGGTGCTGCGCGTCCGTAACGGCGGCGGGGGTGTGCACCTGCTCTCCCCGGCCGGCTACGCCTTCGTCGAGGACGGCGCCGGCGAGCTGGTCGTCCACCCGGCGCACCGCCGCCGGGGGAACGGCACCGCGCTGCTCGCCGCGGCCGGCGCCGGGCCGTTGCGGTTCTGGGCGCACGGCGACGATCCGGGCGCCCGCGCGTTCGCCGAGCGCAACGGTTTCGCCCGCGACCGGGTGCTCTGGCAGATGCGCCGTTCGCTGCTGGAGCCGCTGCCGCAGATCCCGCTGCCGGCCGGCGTGACGGTCCGCGCCTTCCGTCCCGGTCGAGACGAGCGGGCCTGGCTCGAGGTGAACGCGCGGGCTTTCGCGCACCACCCGGAGCAGGGCCGCTGGACCCTGGACGACCTGCTGCTGCGCGAGGCCGAGCCGTGGTTCGATCCGACCGGGTTCCTGCTCGCCGTGGACGTGACCGACACGGTGCTGGGCTTCCACTGGACCAAGGTGCACCCGCCGGTCGGGCCGGACCCGGCGCTGGGCGAGATCTACGTGCTCGGGGTGGACCCGGCCGGGCACCGGCGCGGCCTGGGCGCCGCGCTCAGCGTGGCCGGCCTGCGGCATCTGGCCGCCGCCGGGCTGGCCTGGTCGCATCTGTACGTCGACGAGTCCAATCCGGCCGCCGTGGCGCTGTACCGGCGGCTGGGTTTCCAGATCCACAAGACCGACGTCATGTACCGCCGGTAG
- a CDS encoding winged helix-turn-helix transcriptional regulator produces the protein MEILLLVTARAGEPSAVLPALDLLPHSVRTAPRDVRTLVSGPSPDAVLVDARSELSEARATCRMLHATGIGVPLIAVVTEAGLIALNADWGVDDVILASAGPAEVEARLRLCVGRLNNATAGAGGSIRAGELNIDPDTYAAKLKGRPLDLTYKEFELLKFLAQHPGRVFTRDQLLREVWGYDYFGGTRTVDVHVRRLRAKLGSEYESMIGTVRQVGYKFVVPPSGRQLPDNEPVSLPV, from the coding sequence GTGGAGATCCTTCTGTTGGTGACGGCACGTGCCGGTGAGCCTTCCGCCGTGCTGCCCGCCCTGGACCTGCTGCCCCACTCGGTACGAACCGCCCCTCGCGACGTGCGCACCCTGGTGTCCGGGCCGAGCCCCGACGCCGTCCTGGTCGACGCACGTTCCGAACTCTCCGAAGCCCGTGCCACCTGCCGCATGCTGCACGCGACCGGCATCGGCGTGCCGCTGATCGCGGTGGTGACCGAGGCCGGCCTGATCGCGCTGAACGCGGACTGGGGTGTCGACGACGTCATCCTCGCCAGCGCCGGCCCGGCCGAGGTCGAGGCCCGGCTGCGGCTCTGCGTCGGCCGGCTCAACAACGCGACCGCCGGCGCCGGCGGCTCGATCCGCGCCGGTGAGCTGAACATCGACCCGGACACCTACGCGGCCAAGCTGAAGGGCCGCCCGCTCGACCTCACCTACAAGGAGTTCGAGCTGCTCAAGTTCCTCGCCCAGCACCCCGGCCGGGTGTTCACCCGCGACCAGCTGCTGCGCGAGGTCTGGGGCTACGACTACTTCGGCGGCACCCGGACCGTCGACGTGCACGTCCGGCGCCTGCGGGCCAAGCTCGGCTCGGAGTACGAGTCGATGATCGGCACCGTGCGCCAGGTGGGCTACAAGTTCGTGGTCCCGCCGTCCGGCCGCCAGCTGCCGGACAACGAGCCGGTCTCGCTCCCGGTCTGA
- a CDS encoding LmeA family phospholipid-binding protein, with product MAEVYQSDQRPRRRRRGRGLLIAVVVLLLLLLGGLAVVDRFGASFAEGVIADKVTEQVRQRQASSDTPEVDIAGVPFLTQVLRGRYQDIRIQLRNFAGPTGTGGNIRLALLDIHARDVTAPLDALRSGRGDVVAGTLSGTGTIDYPQLAELIGQPGLKLAEKDGKLVGSARVNALGQQLDVSGTATLDVVDGGIRVRFADVRASNLPDVPVIQNVVRSYAEKLALDLAAPQLPLQLKVQSVAPVAQGLNVTFGARNVNLGAGSL from the coding sequence GTGGCCGAGGTGTACCAGAGCGACCAGCGCCCGCGGCGCCGCCGCCGGGGCCGCGGCCTGCTGATCGCCGTCGTGGTGCTGCTCCTGCTGCTGCTCGGCGGCCTGGCCGTGGTGGACCGGTTCGGCGCGTCGTTCGCCGAGGGGGTCATCGCCGACAAGGTCACCGAGCAGGTACGGCAGCGCCAGGCCAGCAGCGACACCCCCGAGGTGGACATCGCCGGGGTCCCGTTCCTGACCCAGGTGCTGCGCGGGCGGTACCAGGACATCCGGATCCAGCTGCGCAACTTCGCCGGCCCGACCGGCACCGGCGGGAACATCCGGCTGGCCCTGCTCGACATCCACGCCCGGGACGTCACGGCGCCGCTGGACGCGCTGCGCAGCGGCCGGGGCGACGTGGTGGCCGGCACCCTGAGCGGCACCGGGACCATCGACTACCCGCAACTGGCCGAGCTCATCGGGCAGCCGGGCCTGAAGCTGGCCGAGAAGGACGGCAAGCTGGTCGGCTCCGCCCGGGTCAACGCGCTCGGACAGCAGCTGGACGTGTCCGGGACGGCGACGCTGGACGTGGTCGACGGCGGGATCCGGGTCCGTTTCGCCGACGTCAGGGCGTCGAACCTGCCGGACGTGCCGGTGATCCAGAACGTCGTCCGGTCGTACGCCGAGAAACTCGCTCTCGATCTCGCCGCCCCGCAGCTGCCGTTGCAGCTCAAGGTGCAGTCGGTGGCGCCGGTGGCGCAGGGGCTGAACGTGACCTTCGGCGCCCGGAATGTCAACCTTGGTGCCGGCAGTCTGTGA
- a CDS encoding Ms5788A family Cys-rich leader peptide produces the protein MSLLLTKRRAVDLCRVAACLCRPVN, from the coding sequence ATGAGCCTGTTGCTCACGAAAAGGCGCGCGGTCGACCTGTGCCGCGTGGCCGCGTGCCTGTGTCGCCCCGTCAACTGA
- a CDS encoding sulfurtransferase encodes MSRDTALVSADWAEKNLETPGIVFVEVDEDTTAYDGGHIPGAIKIDWKQDLQDPVRRDFVNQEQFSALLSERGISNDDTVILYGGNNNWFAAYAYWYFKLYGHESVKLLDGGRKKWELDARVYTKDVPERPKTNYVAKAPDLSIRAFRDEVVQAIGAKNLVDVRSPDEFAGRLLAPAHLPQEQSQRAGHIPTAINVPWSKAANEDGTFKSDEELAKIYGEAGFDEGKDTIAYCRIGERSSHTWFVLRELLGKENVKNYDGSWTEYGSLIGVPIALGDEPGKA; translated from the coding sequence ATGAGTCGCGACACCGCACTCGTGTCGGCCGACTGGGCCGAGAAGAACCTGGAAACGCCCGGCATCGTCTTCGTCGAGGTGGACGAGGACACCACCGCGTACGACGGTGGCCACATCCCGGGCGCCATCAAGATCGACTGGAAGCAGGACCTGCAGGACCCGGTCCGCCGCGACTTCGTCAACCAGGAGCAGTTCTCCGCGCTGCTGTCCGAGCGGGGCATCAGCAACGACGACACCGTGATCCTCTACGGCGGCAACAACAACTGGTTCGCGGCGTACGCGTACTGGTACTTCAAGCTGTACGGCCACGAGTCGGTCAAGCTGCTCGACGGCGGCCGCAAGAAGTGGGAGCTGGACGCCCGCGTCTACACCAAGGACGTCCCGGAGCGCCCGAAGACGAACTACGTCGCCAAGGCCCCCGACCTGTCGATCCGCGCGTTCCGCGACGAGGTGGTGCAGGCCATCGGCGCGAAGAACCTCGTCGACGTGCGCAGCCCCGACGAGTTCGCCGGCCGCCTGCTCGCCCCGGCGCACCTGCCGCAGGAGCAGTCGCAGCGGGCCGGCCACATCCCCACCGCGATCAACGTGCCGTGGAGCAAGGCCGCCAACGAGGACGGCACGTTCAAGTCCGACGAGGAGCTCGCCAAGATCTACGGCGAGGCCGGGTTCGACGAGGGCAAGGACACCATCGCGTACTGCCGGATCGGTGAGCGCTCGTCGCACACCTGGTTCGTGCTGCGTGAGCTCCTCGGCAAGGAGAACGTGAAGAACTACGACGGTTCCTGGACCGAGTACGGCTCGCTCATCGGCGTGCCGATCGCGCTCGGCGACGAGCCCGGAAAGGCGTGA
- a CDS encoding DUF1416 domain-containing protein — MTSPANIAAGCAAPDQSAPLPASVDLEKETVITGVVSTAEGEAVGGAYVRLLDASGEFTAEVVTSPEGVFRFFAAPGSWTLRALSRFGNGELAVDATRGVNEVSLNVAAA, encoded by the coding sequence ATGACCTCCCCTGCCAACATCGCCGCCGGCTGTGCCGCGCCGGACCAGTCCGCGCCCCTCCCCGCCAGCGTGGACCTGGAGAAGGAAACCGTCATCACCGGCGTGGTGAGCACCGCCGAGGGCGAGGCCGTGGGCGGCGCGTACGTCCGCCTGCTCGACGCCTCCGGCGAGTTCACCGCCGAGGTGGTCACCTCTCCCGAGGGGGTGTTCCGCTTCTTCGCCGCGCCCGGCTCGTGGACGCTGCGCGCGCTCAGCCGGTTCGGCAACGGCGAGCTCGCGGTGGACGCCACCCGCGGGGTGAACGAGGTCTCGCTGAACGTCGCGGCCGCCTGA
- a CDS encoding AI-2E family transporter encodes MNRLQRVRDNLKRAYDTGREAARMARTYRPAREPEPDEEDFAPPAPEPAVLHSSTTSLDDVDVPHSLRIAAAWSWRLIVVGLIGYAGLKFIGMVDVVVIPLAIALLLSALLGPAVGWLLKLRLPRSLATFLVLVGGLGAVAGTLTLVVNQFIDGVPQLTERASAGVRQIQDWAQTGPLHLSDQEVDRAIDSAQNWVNENTSQLTSTGLATAATVFELLTGLLLVLFATFFFLRDGRRIWRFIVRLFPVNARWSIADAGDASWATLGAYVRATVLVAFIDALGIGLALLVLDVQFPFPLAALVFLGAFVPIVGASVSGAVAVLVALVGQGWVVALITLGAVILVQQLEGHVLQPLIMGRAVAIHPLAVIIGIACGVVLAGIIGALVAVPLIAVLNTGVRRLSRRRPEIPPDAVVVSARTGS; translated from the coding sequence TTGAACCGCTTGCAGCGTGTCCGGGACAACCTGAAGAGGGCCTACGACACGGGACGGGAGGCGGCCCGGATGGCACGGACGTACCGGCCCGCGCGGGAGCCGGAACCGGACGAGGAGGACTTCGCCCCGCCGGCCCCCGAGCCGGCCGTGCTGCACAGCTCGACGACCAGCCTGGACGATGTGGACGTGCCGCACTCGCTGCGGATCGCGGCGGCGTGGAGCTGGCGGCTGATCGTGGTCGGCCTGATCGGCTATGCCGGGCTGAAATTCATCGGCATGGTCGACGTGGTGGTCATCCCGCTGGCGATCGCGCTGCTGCTGTCCGCGCTGCTCGGCCCGGCGGTCGGCTGGCTGCTCAAGTTGCGCCTGCCGCGTTCGCTGGCCACGTTCCTGGTGCTGGTCGGCGGGCTCGGCGCGGTGGCCGGCACGTTGACCCTGGTGGTCAACCAGTTCATCGACGGGGTCCCGCAGCTGACCGAGCGGGCCAGCGCCGGCGTCCGGCAGATCCAGGACTGGGCGCAGACCGGTCCGCTGCACCTGTCCGACCAGGAGGTCGACAGGGCGATCGACTCGGCGCAGAACTGGGTGAACGAGAACACCTCACAGCTGACGTCCACCGGCCTGGCCACCGCGGCGACCGTCTTCGAGCTGCTCACCGGGCTGTTGCTGGTGCTCTTCGCGACGTTCTTCTTCCTGCGTGACGGCCGCCGGATCTGGCGCTTCATCGTGCGCCTGTTCCCGGTGAACGCGCGCTGGTCGATAGCCGACGCCGGGGATGCGTCCTGGGCGACGCTGGGCGCGTACGTGCGGGCGACCGTGCTGGTGGCGTTCATCGACGCGCTGGGCATCGGGCTGGCCCTGCTGGTCCTCGACGTGCAGTTCCCGTTCCCGCTGGCCGCGCTGGTCTTCCTGGGCGCGTTCGTGCCGATCGTCGGGGCCAGCGTGTCGGGCGCGGTGGCGGTGCTGGTCGCGCTGGTCGGGCAGGGCTGGGTGGTCGCGCTGATCACGCTGGGCGCGGTGATCCTGGTGCAGCAGCTGGAGGGACACGTGCTGCAGCCGCTGATCATGGGGCGGGCGGTGGCCATCCATCCGCTCGCGGTGATCATCGGCATCGCCTGCGGGGTGGTGCTGGCCGGGATCATCGGCGCGCTGGTCGCGGTGCCGCTGATCGCGGTGCTGAACACCGGGGTCCGCCGGCTCTCCCGCCGCCGTCCGGAGATCCCTCCGGACGCCGTCGTGGTCAGCGCCCGCACCGGGAGCTGA
- a CDS encoding GroES family chaperonin: protein MLHDRVLVRQDGGEGERRSTAGIVIPATASMGRRLSWATAVGVGPNVRSIVVGDRVLFDPDDRSEVELHGKEYVLLRERDVHAVAATRVESDGTGLYL from the coding sequence ATGCTGCACGACCGCGTCCTCGTCCGTCAGGACGGTGGGGAGGGCGAACGCCGCTCCACCGCGGGCATCGTCATCCCCGCCACCGCCTCGATGGGGCGGCGGCTGTCCTGGGCCACCGCGGTCGGCGTCGGCCCGAACGTCCGGTCGATCGTGGTCGGCGACCGCGTGCTGTTCGACCCGGACGACCGCTCCGAGGTGGAACTGCACGGCAAGGAGTACGTCCTGCTGCGCGAGCGGGACGTGCACGCGGTCGCGGCCACCCGGGTCGAGTCGGACGGCACCGGCCTCTACCTGTAG